From a region of the Paenibacillus segetis genome:
- a CDS encoding aminotransferase-like domain-containing protein, with the protein MKKTAGTSRNHSLFRQVYDYILNHIERGEWSVNDKLPSVRLLAEELKVHRLTVFKAYRQLTEDGKVYVKDKSGYYVSANNAVIEDGAIVSSYIQSSQLSDIQRIPVKYQFSQALIDPNLLPNLYLSDYVKKVFDMYPKVMGTYASVQGDDELRESLSQHFKEHHRLQLSSDELLITSGAQQAINLIAQMMLGTLDSVLIERPTYSVAMDIFRRQGARLIPVNISPDGYDLDEVEHLMRTYKPRMFYMNPTHHNPTGYTVPAWQRKLLVELAEHYQCLIVEDDPFRDIFFDEKPPLPLFAYDTEGWVIYISSFSKYIAPGLRICAVACRFPFMNQLIKAKSIADNGTPQLNQKIFLHYYSSPRLQQHLDKLRIALQIHKEIVEEELDRAGWEWTAPQGGLNLWVKLPGEISAEALYRKSIEQSISFVPGVICDPLGESKSWIRLSFSFANEALLREGMQRLAALSRTLEVK; encoded by the coding sequence ATGAAAAAAACGGCGGGAACATCACGAAACCATTCATTATTTCGTCAAGTTTATGATTATATCTTGAATCATATTGAGCGTGGCGAATGGAGTGTCAATGATAAATTGCCCTCGGTACGCTTACTTGCTGAAGAGCTCAAAGTACACCGATTAACGGTGTTTAAGGCATATAGACAGCTGACTGAGGATGGCAAAGTGTATGTAAAGGACAAATCGGGATATTACGTGTCAGCGAATAATGCTGTAATTGAAGATGGTGCTATCGTTTCTTCATATATTCAATCAAGTCAACTATCCGATATTCAACGAATACCAGTTAAGTATCAATTCTCACAGGCATTGATTGATCCTAATTTACTGCCAAATTTGTATTTATCGGATTATGTTAAGAAAGTATTTGATATGTACCCTAAGGTAATGGGTACTTATGCCTCGGTACAGGGCGATGATGAGCTCCGGGAATCACTGAGCCAACATTTCAAAGAGCATCATCGATTGCAACTATCATCTGATGAATTATTGATCACATCAGGAGCTCAGCAAGCCATTAATCTGATCGCTCAAATGATGCTTGGAACCTTGGATTCGGTGTTAATAGAGCGACCCACATATAGCGTAGCGATGGATATTTTTCGCAGGCAAGGTGCGCGGCTTATTCCCGTGAATATCTCACCTGATGGGTATGATTTGGATGAAGTGGAACATTTAATGCGCACGTATAAGCCACGTATGTTCTATATGAATCCGACACATCACAATCCTACCGGATATACGGTTCCGGCATGGCAACGTAAATTGCTAGTGGAATTAGCTGAACACTATCAATGTTTGATCGTAGAAGACGATCCGTTTCGAGATATCTTTTTCGACGAGAAGCCGCCGCTACCTTTATTCGCTTATGACACGGAGGGCTGGGTGATATATATCAGTAGCTTTAGTAAATACATTGCTCCAGGTCTACGAATTTGTGCTGTAGCCTGCCGTTTTCCATTCATGAACCAGCTAATCAAGGCAAAGTCGATAGCTGATAACGGGACTCCGCAACTAAATCAGAAGATTTTTTTGCATTACTATTCATCTCCACGGTTACAGCAGCATTTGGATAAGTTACGTATAGCGCTTCAGATTCATAAAGAGATCGTGGAGGAAGAACTGGACAGGGCGGGCTGGGAATGGACGGCTCCACAAGGCGGACTCAATTTATGGGTTAAGTTACCCGGTGAGATCTCGGCTGAAGCTCTCTATCGGAAGAGTATTGAGCAGTCCATCAGCTTTGTTCCTGGAGTGATCTGTGATCCATTGGGAGAGTCGAAGTCGTGGATTCGTCTCAGTTTTTCCTTCGCGAATGAGGCTTTACTCCGTGAAGGAATGCAGCGGTTGGCAGCATTATCGCGGACTTTGGAGGTAAAATGA
- a CDS encoding alpha/beta hydrolase, which yields MNYGQGFVRSKPKRKIWKWLLISVSSLVIVLVVGLTVAYQVMKYEPLEEAKQALVSDSAATVTTVKDGFRFEPTDGEINQPTVIFYPGGLVDAESYAPLARKLSEAGHRVYIAKMPFDLAIFGQNRAKDLIAEHPEDTYVIGGHSLGGVFASRFAAVNTDKISGVFFLGSYADEGGSLKDSNLEILQVTASKDAVLNWSTWEQSKQNLPAEKTKYVSIDGGNHGQFGSYGQQKGDNEADITPKQQLEQISSAILNWLPTTQK from the coding sequence GTGAATTATGGGCAAGGTTTTGTGCGTTCCAAGCCAAAGCGAAAAATATGGAAGTGGTTACTTATTTCTGTGTCTTCACTTGTGATTGTGCTGGTAGTGGGGTTAACCGTTGCCTATCAGGTGATGAAATATGAGCCGCTAGAAGAAGCGAAGCAAGCGCTGGTGAGTGACTCCGCAGCCACGGTTACTACTGTTAAGGATGGTTTTCGCTTTGAACCTACGGATGGAGAAATTAATCAACCAACCGTGATATTCTATCCTGGCGGTCTTGTAGATGCCGAGAGCTACGCACCACTAGCTCGTAAGCTGTCGGAAGCGGGACACCGTGTATATATAGCAAAAATGCCATTTGACCTAGCTATCTTCGGACAGAATCGGGCAAAGGATTTGATCGCGGAGCATCCAGAGGATACCTATGTAATAGGGGGACATTCACTTGGAGGAGTATTCGCGTCTAGATTCGCAGCTGTTAATACGGATAAAATATCCGGGGTATTCTTTCTAGGATCTTATGCGGATGAAGGCGGCAGCTTAAAGGATTCCAATCTTGAGATCCTGCAAGTTACAGCCTCAAAAGACGCAGTATTGAATTGGAGCACATGGGAACAAAGTAAGCAAAATCTCCCAGCAGAGAAGACGAAATACGTATCCATAGACGGTGGTAATCATGGTCAATTCGGTTCGTATGGCCAGCAGAAAGGCGACAATGAAGCGGACATTACCCCGAAACAGCAGCTTGAGCAAATATCATCTGCTATTCTTAACTGGTTGCCAACGACGCAGAAATAA
- a CDS encoding putative immunity protein translates to MRGHAMVASDYAIKAVGLDTQNDMTRITEEREWQLRELRQYMYQE, encoded by the coding sequence ATGAGAGGACATGCGATGGTGGCTTCTGATTATGCCATCAAAGCGGTTGGACTAGATACACAAAATGACATGACTCGGATTACGGAAGAGAGGGAATGGCAATTGCGAGAACTGCGACAATATATGTATCAGGAATAG
- a CDS encoding carbohydrate ABC transporter permease, whose amino-acid sequence MTSKQKYRVALFVFTAPTLLFFSIMVVYPILQTFQKSFFNWDGLTPATFNGLDNFRRLFQDDDFWVSLKNGLIFALVLVVYQLGLGTVLAIALSNKKIFGRKFFKTTYFIPVVLSSVVVSQLFIAIYNTDGGLVNSLFTALGINYQQAWLSGEHSSIWAIAFTNAWQNLGVHLVLIYAAIKSIPEQLYEAATIDGASFWRTHWKITIPLLGETYKFCLIMAITGGLNAFQNMFVMTNGGPGNISYTFTFMMYKAAFRSGEYGYGSAAAAFLVIECLLFTILINKFVAREKISY is encoded by the coding sequence ATGACATCGAAACAAAAATACAGGGTAGCATTATTTGTTTTTACGGCCCCGACGTTGCTTTTTTTCTCCATTATGGTTGTTTATCCGATTCTTCAGACATTCCAGAAGAGTTTCTTCAATTGGGACGGGTTAACCCCAGCAACCTTTAATGGACTTGATAATTTCAGACGATTATTTCAGGATGACGACTTTTGGGTATCACTCAAAAACGGTTTGATCTTTGCTCTTGTACTTGTTGTTTATCAGTTAGGACTGGGCACGGTGTTGGCTATCGCCCTCAGTAATAAAAAAATATTCGGTCGTAAATTTTTCAAAACAACCTATTTCATTCCTGTAGTCCTATCTAGTGTTGTGGTATCCCAATTGTTTATCGCTATATACAACACAGATGGCGGTTTGGTTAATAGTCTATTTACCGCATTAGGTATCAATTATCAGCAAGCTTGGTTGAGTGGAGAACACAGTTCGATATGGGCGATTGCTTTTACTAACGCATGGCAGAACCTGGGGGTTCATCTGGTGCTGATCTATGCCGCGATTAAGTCTATACCCGAGCAGCTCTATGAGGCAGCCACTATCGATGGGGCTAGCTTTTGGAGAACACATTGGAAGATTACAATTCCTCTCCTTGGAGAGACCTATAAATTCTGTTTGATTATGGCTATTACCGGCGGGTTAAATGCCTTCCAGAATATGTTCGTTATGACTAACGGAGGTCCAGGTAATATTTCGTATACTTTTACTTTTATGATGTACAAAGCGGCTTTCCGCTCTGGTGAATACGGATACGGTTCAGCTGCTGCGGCCTTCCTTGTTATTGAATGCTTGCTCTTTACCATTCTTATCAACAAATTCGTAGCCCGGGAGAAAATCAGTTATTAG
- a CDS encoding DUF2383 domain-containing protein yields MDNSDVVKELNAFLEGNYMAVLSYERYIQHVADQDIKKVLQDIQKDHKYHAIRVAERIQNLGGVPADDAGIQGSMVEFMNRFKKATDDPNFILQDAIKGEDKGIQMSEQLVRGDLDPESQKLVKDILNEDRQHLDQLNHYVH; encoded by the coding sequence ATGGATAACAGTGATGTAGTCAAAGAATTAAATGCTTTTCTCGAAGGCAATTATATGGCGGTGCTTTCTTATGAGCGATATATTCAGCATGTTGCGGATCAGGACATTAAGAAGGTACTTCAGGATATTCAGAAAGACCATAAATATCATGCCATACGGGTAGCCGAAAGAATTCAAAACCTGGGCGGAGTTCCTGCAGATGATGCGGGAATCCAAGGGAGCATGGTGGAGTTTATGAATCGTTTCAAAAAAGCCACGGATGATCCTAATTTTATTTTGCAGGATGCTATAAAAGGTGAAGACAAAGGGATTCAAATGTCCGAGCAATTGGTTAGAGGTGACTTGGATCCTGAGAGTCAGAAGTTAGTTAAAGATATTTTAAATGAAGATCGCCAGCATTTAGATCAATTAAATCATTATGTCCATTGA
- a CDS encoding response regulator: MIKILFADDEAVFRRYFRNVINWEANGYQVCGEAKNGLEALELVEQIRPDIAFIDINMPYMSGMELAAKVKTLYPTTFVLLVTGHSEFEYARQAVKIGVDDYILKPFDKEELLMALAKVKASMEKTRVEKDKTNKEQHVWKEGFLNLLISNTYEQDNETIQTQLKHYQLEEGSQLFKVVAVEIDGLHEQWPDSEEIRLRKYIIGNLLQDLVQTEGRHFIFNGPENRVISLIQFSGTQDKETFDSYGYEQLSALIKKHFGFSVTIGIGSPGEGIPSIRQSYMDSVIALRNKISMNHKDVVDYQDITSRSANVGFYPSEMNEKLLIHLRQHDEEGIKNNLDAILLYIQTKQLSSDYIHMIMAGLVSLCLTYIYEMDKRVDQLLPEGFSPFKEIFNKPSLEAGFTWITDLYLTVAHHSKGTKRSKSAKLLNSAREYIDTHYSDNQLKVEDVAKHLYIQPRYLLKIFKQELGISVSDYIFEMRMQRAKDLLVSGHNLRLTDIAEMVGYSDPGHFSKSFKRNTGLSPSEYEVTRSK; this comes from the coding sequence ATGATTAAGATCTTATTTGCTGATGATGAGGCGGTATTTCGACGCTATTTTCGAAATGTAATTAATTGGGAGGCAAATGGGTACCAAGTATGCGGAGAGGCGAAGAATGGCTTGGAGGCGTTGGAGCTTGTAGAGCAGATTCGCCCCGATATCGCTTTTATTGATATCAATATGCCTTATATGAGCGGGATGGAACTAGCAGCGAAAGTGAAGACATTATATCCGACCACTTTTGTCTTGTTGGTTACAGGTCACAGCGAATTTGAATATGCTAGGCAGGCAGTCAAAATCGGTGTGGATGACTACATCCTGAAGCCTTTTGACAAAGAGGAATTACTCATGGCTCTTGCCAAAGTGAAAGCTTCCATGGAAAAGACTAGAGTAGAGAAGGACAAGACAAACAAAGAACAACATGTTTGGAAAGAAGGATTTCTTAATTTACTCATTAGTAATACATACGAGCAAGACAATGAAACCATACAAACTCAGTTGAAGCACTACCAGCTCGAAGAGGGTAGTCAACTCTTTAAGGTAGTTGCGGTGGAAATAGATGGTCTACATGAGCAATGGCCGGATTCCGAGGAAATAAGATTGCGCAAATATATCATCGGTAATCTATTACAAGATTTGGTTCAAACGGAAGGTCGGCATTTTATTTTTAATGGGCCGGAAAACCGTGTAATCTCGCTGATTCAATTCTCCGGTACACAAGATAAGGAGACTTTCGATAGTTATGGTTACGAGCAACTTAGTGCATTAATTAAAAAGCACTTTGGTTTTAGTGTTACCATCGGAATCGGCAGTCCCGGTGAGGGAATCCCTTCGATCCGTCAATCTTATATGGATTCGGTTATTGCATTGAGGAACAAAATCTCCATGAACCATAAAGATGTCGTCGATTATCAGGATATTACATCAAGGTCGGCCAATGTCGGCTTCTATCCAAGTGAGATGAATGAGAAATTATTGATTCATTTGCGGCAGCATGATGAAGAGGGGATTAAGAACAATTTGGATGCCATTCTCTTATATATTCAAACGAAGCAGCTATCTAGCGATTATATTCATATGATTATGGCGGGGCTTGTTTCCTTGTGTCTGACTTATATTTATGAGATGGACAAACGGGTTGATCAGCTGCTACCAGAAGGGTTCTCCCCCTTCAAGGAAATTTTCAACAAACCTTCTCTCGAAGCGGGTTTCACTTGGATCACAGATTTATATTTGACTGTTGCCCACCATTCCAAAGGAACAAAACGTTCCAAGTCAGCCAAGTTGTTGAACTCCGCTAGGGAATATATAGATACCCATTACAGCGATAATCAGTTGAAGGTTGAGGATGTTGCAAAGCATCTCTATATTCAACCGCGCTATTTACTAAAAATATTCAAACAGGAGCTTGGGATCAGCGTCAGCGACTATATCTTTGAAATGCGGATGCAAAGAGCCAAAGATTTGCTTGTATCCGGACATAATTTACGATTGACGGATATTGCAGAGATGGTAGGTTACAGCGACCCAGGCCATTTTAGCAAAAGCTTCAAAAGAAACACCGGATTATCGCCTAGCGAATATGAAGTCACACGGTCAAAATAA
- a CDS encoding ABC transporter substrate-binding protein: MKKMKSHAMAIILLSAMVALSGCGSSNKGADKEVSGNKEEQKPETVQTVKLKFYAQYSGQEKAAYDAAKEAMKKIMPEVEVEFEVAAQDDEQKIKTYAAAGTLPDIFFASSGLIETLKNSDNLLILDDAVKANDIESKLNETSKAMLWNKDGHSYAVPNVGQWASVLYYNKEIFDQNSIKVPANYTELLEAVTALKAKDITPLALFAKEKWTGVQLLDMAIVGSDPGGLKKLDNGEGTFADEAYAQGAKKLEELTKAGLLSKNAFNTTYDDAVAQFTSGKAAMLLNGAWAMGALEEGLGEGKIGLLYTPFTDADKVDSVQWNISGGGFNQGFAVSKNTKYPEVAAKYAALISLEFNKQRVIQIGDPNPVLVEDVQPEKGFTPIQQEYAKDAVNFKSMTTFAWGFENAKFKTVIEDNSQKLLAGQAADDFIKDMNKELERVRQ; encoded by the coding sequence ATGAAAAAAATGAAGTCTCATGCAATGGCAATAATTTTGCTCTCCGCTATGGTTGCACTGTCAGGTTGCGGTTCTTCCAACAAGGGTGCAGACAAGGAAGTCAGCGGAAATAAAGAAGAACAAAAACCGGAAACGGTTCAAACCGTCAAGCTAAAATTCTATGCACAATACAGTGGTCAAGAGAAAGCCGCTTATGATGCTGCGAAAGAAGCGATGAAGAAAATAATGCCGGAGGTAGAAGTAGAGTTTGAAGTTGCCGCACAAGATGACGAACAAAAAATTAAGACCTACGCAGCGGCAGGAACCTTACCAGATATCTTTTTTGCATCTAGCGGGCTCATCGAGACGTTGAAGAATTCCGACAATTTATTGATATTGGATGATGCGGTGAAAGCAAACGATATCGAGTCCAAATTGAATGAAACTTCCAAAGCGATGCTGTGGAATAAGGATGGTCATTCCTATGCGGTTCCTAATGTTGGTCAATGGGCATCGGTCCTATATTATAACAAAGAAATTTTCGATCAGAATAGCATCAAAGTACCTGCTAACTATACGGAATTATTGGAAGCGGTAACAGCTTTGAAAGCGAAAGATATTACACCACTTGCGTTATTTGCTAAGGAAAAATGGACGGGTGTGCAGCTGCTTGATATGGCTATTGTCGGATCCGATCCTGGTGGCTTGAAGAAACTTGACAACGGCGAAGGAACGTTCGCTGATGAAGCTTATGCACAAGGTGCGAAGAAGCTCGAAGAGCTTACCAAAGCAGGATTACTGTCTAAAAATGCTTTTAACACGACCTATGATGATGCAGTAGCACAGTTTACCTCCGGCAAGGCGGCTATGCTCTTGAATGGTGCCTGGGCAATGGGTGCTTTGGAAGAGGGACTCGGAGAAGGCAAGATAGGGCTACTGTACACGCCGTTTACAGATGCGGATAAGGTGGATAGCGTTCAGTGGAATATTAGCGGTGGCGGCTTCAACCAAGGTTTTGCCGTTTCGAAAAACACGAAATATCCAGAAGTAGCAGCAAAGTATGCAGCACTAATATCCCTAGAGTTTAATAAACAACGTGTCATTCAAATCGGAGATCCGAACCCAGTTCTGGTAGAAGATGTACAGCCTGAAAAAGGCTTTACGCCGATACAGCAAGAGTATGCAAAAGACGCAGTTAATTTTAAATCGATGACAACCTTCGCTTGGGGCTTTGAGAATGCTAAATTTAAAACGGTTATCGAAGATAACTCACAAAAGCTGCTCGCTGGTCAAGCAGCGGATGATTTTATTAAAGATATGAATAAAGAACTAGAGAGAGTCCGTCAATAA
- a CDS encoding sensor histidine kinase: MRTERFIWFKRLRIKNKIISIYFPLVLIPLLLMGLFSYTINSEAIIKKTKKNMLDESRLIMMRINTILNNADSFANLAMLDLNKDKQRMISQREKRAPLDSQANDDFVLRNQIENKLDFALMIFPDVESALFIDLNDNIYVTDPRLNQGTTLGLNSPMFQEVKRQNGINTWFPMQRRDYWVLNKEQAVLTIGKKILDTESLDTLGYLFVNVNEKALSSIYRPVGSEQSNGYYIIDDRELVISSSDENQILQPLNPDQKLNFPDQTTVLQEEKTVNGKKVLLTAANSFGKSGWKLVNEIGLKDLTKETRQVTKIIVIVCGVSLLFALLGAVILSKAIASPIVFLAKHMRRIREENIYNPVDVKSGDEIGILGSGLNMMLGRIDDLLVRVKEEQQSKREYELALIQDQIKPHFFYNTLDLIYVLCVAGENDNAGKATKALADFYRIALSNGKEMITVREEIRNLHSYLYIQSARYSDLFDFQILIPNELLNSDIPKLTLQPLVENAIYHGLKEKGSFGHLTIEGERHKDAIHLSVKDDGVGIPPERLEQWKVSGRESHFFGLNNVNERIKLYFGERYGIQIQSQLGKCTTVTVEIPLTNGDIEHD; the protein is encoded by the coding sequence ATGAGAACAGAACGTTTTATCTGGTTTAAAAGACTAAGGATTAAGAATAAGATCATATCAATCTATTTTCCGCTGGTCCTTATTCCGCTCTTATTAATGGGCCTTTTTTCTTACACCATCAACTCCGAAGCTATTATTAAAAAGACGAAAAAAAATATGCTCGATGAGTCCAGGCTCATTATGATGCGAATAAATACGATATTAAACAATGCGGACAGCTTTGCCAATCTCGCCATGCTTGATCTCAACAAGGATAAACAGCGGATGATTTCGCAAAGAGAGAAAAGGGCACCTCTTGACTCGCAGGCTAACGATGATTTCGTATTACGCAATCAAATTGAGAATAAGTTAGATTTTGCCCTCATGATCTTTCCTGATGTGGAATCAGCGTTGTTCATCGATCTAAATGATAATATCTACGTTACGGATCCAAGATTGAATCAGGGTACAACCCTGGGATTAAATAGCCCTATGTTTCAGGAAGTGAAGCGTCAAAACGGCATTAATACTTGGTTTCCCATGCAACGTCGGGATTATTGGGTGCTTAACAAGGAGCAGGCTGTACTTACCATCGGAAAGAAAATATTGGATACCGAATCCCTAGATACACTTGGATACCTGTTTGTAAATGTGAACGAGAAAGCGTTATCATCTATCTATCGTCCGGTAGGATCGGAGCAATCGAACGGTTATTATATCATCGACGACAGGGAACTCGTTATTTCCTCAAGTGACGAGAATCAAATTTTGCAGCCGCTAAATCCTGATCAAAAATTGAACTTCCCTGACCAAACAACCGTGCTTCAGGAAGAGAAGACGGTGAATGGAAAGAAAGTGCTGCTCACTGCGGCGAATTCTTTTGGTAAATCGGGTTGGAAATTGGTGAATGAAATCGGGCTGAAAGATTTGACGAAGGAAACGAGACAAGTAACAAAGATCATTGTAATCGTTTGCGGGGTCAGTCTCTTGTTTGCTTTGCTTGGCGCCGTTATTTTGTCTAAGGCTATTGCTTCGCCCATTGTATTTCTGGCCAAACACATGAGGCGGATTCGGGAAGAGAATATTTATAATCCGGTTGATGTTAAAAGTGGTGACGAAATTGGTATCCTCGGCTCGGGACTAAACATGATGCTTGGGCGTATTGACGATTTGCTTGTGAGGGTTAAGGAGGAACAACAGTCCAAACGGGAATATGAATTGGCACTTATACAGGATCAGATCAAGCCACATTTTTTCTACAATACTTTGGATTTAATCTATGTATTATGTGTTGCGGGGGAGAACGACAATGCAGGCAAGGCTACAAAGGCGTTAGCTGACTTTTATCGAATCGCGCTGAGCAATGGTAAAGAGATGATTACGGTGCGTGAAGAGATTCGCAACCTGCACAGTTATCTTTATATTCAAAGCGCTCGTTATTCTGATTTGTTTGATTTTCAAATTCTGATACCGAATGAGCTATTAAACAGTGACATACCTAAGTTGACCCTGCAGCCTTTGGTGGAAAATGCGATCTATCATGGATTGAAAGAGAAGGGGAGCTTTGGACATCTCACCATAGAAGGTGAACGTCATAAGGATGCAATACACTTGAGCGTGAAAGATGACGGAGTTGGTATTCCTCCAGAACGGTTGGAGCAATGGAAAGTGAGTGGTAGAGAAAGTCATTTCTTTGGACTTAACAATGTCAATGAACGAATCAAGCTGTATTTCGGGGAACGATACGGCATTCAAATCCAAAGTCAGTTAGGCAAATGCACCACCGTAACAGTTGAGATCCCACTAACGAATGGAGACATCGAACATGATTAA
- the splB gene encoding spore photoproduct lyase produces MKRFDPDLIFFEPQSLDYPLGEQLYKHFEQAGIPLKMTTSHNRVTGIPGDTDAQKYRNAKRTLVVGVRKTLKFDTSKPSAEYAIPLATGCAGHCHYCYLQTTMSSKPYIRVYVNLDEILAAAEKYIEERKPEITTFEAACTGDPVSFEHLTGALRYYIEFMGKQPYGRLRFVTKYDNVDSLLDANHRGHTRIRFSINSSYVIRNFEPATSGFEERIEAAGKIAEAGYPLGFIMAPIMIYDGWKEDYLELIKKLHERIGDIDIVDLEFELIQHRFTKVAKNTIMKRYPKTKLDMDEENRQMKWGRYGRYKYVYKKEDAVDMEQMLRELILSHFPNAKVSYFV; encoded by the coding sequence TTGAAGCGATTCGATCCCGATCTTATATTTTTCGAACCACAGTCGTTAGATTATCCCTTAGGAGAACAGTTATACAAACATTTTGAGCAAGCAGGCATTCCGCTCAAAATGACAACCTCTCACAATCGGGTAACGGGCATTCCAGGAGATACCGATGCACAGAAATATCGAAATGCAAAAAGGACATTAGTGGTGGGGGTTAGAAAAACTTTAAAATTTGATACCTCCAAGCCATCTGCAGAATATGCCATCCCTTTGGCAACAGGTTGTGCAGGTCATTGTCATTATTGTTATTTGCAAACCACGATGAGTTCTAAGCCTTATATCAGAGTATATGTAAATTTAGATGAGATCTTAGCAGCGGCTGAGAAATATATCGAAGAACGAAAACCGGAAATAACGACCTTTGAAGCGGCATGTACAGGAGACCCCGTTTCTTTTGAACATCTTACTGGAGCTTTGCGTTACTATATCGAATTTATGGGGAAGCAACCTTATGGACGGCTTCGTTTCGTAACGAAATACGACAATGTTGATTCATTATTAGATGCTAACCACCGGGGACATACCAGAATTCGTTTCTCGATCAACTCAAGTTATGTCATTCGTAACTTTGAACCTGCGACTTCTGGCTTTGAGGAGCGCATTGAAGCGGCGGGTAAGATTGCTGAGGCAGGATATCCGCTGGGCTTCATCATGGCCCCGATCATGATATACGATGGCTGGAAAGAGGATTATTTGGAACTAATCAAGAAGCTGCACGAACGAATTGGAGACATTGACATTGTCGATTTAGAATTTGAATTGATCCAACATCGATTTACCAAAGTTGCGAAGAACACCATTATGAAGCGATATCCCAAAACCAAGCTTGATATGGATGAAGAGAATAGACAGATGAAGTGGGGCAGATATGGCCGTTACAAATACGTGTACAAAAAGGAAGATGCCGTAGATATGGAACAGATGTTGCGAGAGCTTATACTCAGTCATTTTCCAAACGCAAAGGTGTCTTATTTTGTATAA
- a CDS encoding carbohydrate ABC transporter permease: MLKRVMSRISSYGSLLFFVLISLYPLVWLLFYSFKNNEEIFSTNVFGVPHVWRFENYVNAFDVFDLVLYFKNSFIVSIGTVAITVFLSLMFSYAAARMKWRFADTARIYMTAGMFIPMQIILIPLLVLSRDLHLQDSYLAVIVPYVAFQLSFSTIIFYAFFRSLPFEIEESASIDGASVYRTFFSIMVPLVKPAIASVCIFVFLFAWNEFLVALVMISDNMLKTLPLGLLYFQTQFGSDWGTMGAVMVISTIPTIIIYLLFSEQIEKALTVSSAVKG; encoded by the coding sequence ATGTTAAAGCGAGTAATGAGCAGAATATCATCCTATGGTTCTCTTCTGTTCTTTGTCCTAATTAGTCTATATCCACTAGTATGGTTGTTGTTTTATTCGTTTAAAAATAATGAAGAGATTTTTTCTACTAATGTATTTGGCGTGCCTCATGTGTGGCGGTTTGAGAATTATGTGAATGCTTTTGATGTCTTTGATCTAGTTCTCTATTTCAAGAATAGTTTTATCGTTTCGATTGGAACGGTTGCGATTACAGTGTTTCTCTCGCTTATGTTCTCTTATGCGGCTGCGCGGATGAAATGGCGATTTGCAGATACAGCCCGAATTTATATGACGGCCGGGATGTTTATTCCGATGCAAATTATTCTGATTCCACTACTTGTCCTTTCTCGCGATTTGCATTTGCAGGATAGTTATTTAGCGGTGATTGTACCTTATGTGGCGTTTCAGCTTTCTTTCTCTACGATTATTTTCTATGCCTTCTTTCGCTCGCTTCCCTTTGAAATCGAAGAGTCGGCGTCGATTGATGGTGCCAGTGTATACAGGACGTTCTTTAGCATCATGGTTCCGCTCGTGAAGCCGGCAATTGCTTCGGTTTGCATCTTCGTCTTTCTGTTCGCATGGAACGAGTTTCTGGTGGCTCTCGTTATGATCAGCGATAATATGCTTAAGACGTTGCCTCTTGGCTTGTTATATTTCCAGACACAGTTTGGCTCGGATTGGGGCACGATGGGCGCAGTTATGGTCATATCGACGATTCCAACGATAATTATCTATCTATTGTTCTCGGAGCAGATTGAAAAAGCATTGACCGTAAGTTCAGCCGTAAAAGGCTAG